The Pirellulimonas nuda genome includes a region encoding these proteins:
- a CDS encoding NAD(P)H-hydrate epimerase translates to MQGPRISRDEARRFDRYAIETLGVPSIVLMENAARGCLEVLLNQESPGPYLVCCGKGNNAGDGFALARLLRTEGREVRVALFAAPSELAGDALLNYEVLTRLNVPILDASVAESEEALATALGAMPEGWIIDALLGTGATGAPRPPLDAAIRWMNAQGASRLAVDLPSGLDCDTGEPADPTVRADVTVTMVAPKLGFNEEGARPLLGDCYVVDIGAPFDATVSSWDGGLANNAETSVTGIDGGS, encoded by the coding sequence ATGCAAGGCCCCAGGATTAGCCGCGACGAGGCGCGTCGCTTCGACCGCTACGCGATCGAAACGCTGGGCGTCCCCAGCATCGTGCTGATGGAGAACGCGGCCCGCGGCTGCCTTGAGGTTCTGCTGAACCAAGAGTCGCCGGGCCCCTACTTGGTTTGCTGCGGCAAGGGGAACAACGCCGGCGACGGGTTTGCCCTGGCCCGGCTGCTGCGGACTGAGGGGCGTGAGGTACGCGTGGCGTTGTTCGCGGCGCCCAGCGAGCTGGCGGGCGACGCGCTGCTGAACTACGAGGTCCTCACCCGGCTCAACGTGCCGATCCTCGACGCCTCGGTCGCAGAGTCGGAGGAAGCGCTCGCCACGGCGCTCGGCGCGATGCCCGAGGGCTGGATCATCGACGCGCTGCTCGGGACCGGCGCCACCGGCGCGCCGCGTCCACCGCTCGACGCCGCGATCCGCTGGATGAACGCCCAAGGCGCAAGCCGGCTAGCGGTCGACCTCCCCAGCGGCCTCGACTGCGACACGGGCGAACCGGCCGACCCCACGGTCCGGGCCGACGTGACGGTGACGATGGTCGCGCCGAAGCTGGGGTTCAACGAGGAGGGGGCGCGGCCGCTGCTGGGGGATTGCTACGTGGTGGATATTGGGGCGCCGTTTGATGCGACGGTCAGTTCTTGGGATGGCGGACTAGCAAACAATGCTGAGACGTCCGTTACCGGCATCGATGGCGGAAGCTGA
- a CDS encoding ABC transporter permease encodes MIIGPVFSREALTAPRRPKFFAVRTLMAAVLLGLVLTAWQVVVGSQQVSGPGELARFGATVFAQIAPLVLTVCILFSALLTAAAVSQEKDRKTLLLLLLSELTNSELVLGKLLASLLTVLVVIASTAPVLLAIGWLGGVSLEQVGRVLVVTVFSALAAGSLGSVLALWREKTFQALAMSALVIVLWSVGWEIVGSGALGERIAGVNAADAAAMASPWRAIRVAVAPGFGPNPPIARGPGSTGEAGPGALVAGFAAVSGAIVFLLNAVAILRVRVWNPSREARPRQESEEHSAGIFTSDSFASDSVESPTQRASVHAAPGKLRPVWNNPILWREVRTWAYGKKIIVVRLAYLAIFALCVAGVVRELGAPQADGRTLPPIAAPLAPLLVVSVVLVNALAVTSITGERDAKALDLLLATDLTPKEIIFGKLAGAFYNAKEMILLPIALCCYLGWVGALGGENLAFMIVGLLAVDVFAAVLGLHAGMIYPNSQHAIATSIGTLLFLFLGVSFCMRMMVELSESFDKQLVPFLGFMAGGGLALFAALAWRNPSRAMMLACFSAPAATFYAITSFLLMNYSGVFLASIAACGFFTAAMLVPALAEFDVATGRTAARD; translated from the coding sequence TTGATCATCGGCCCGGTTTTCTCCCGCGAGGCGCTTACCGCCCCGCGCCGCCCCAAGTTCTTTGCGGTCCGGACCCTGATGGCGGCCGTGCTGCTGGGGCTGGTGCTCACCGCGTGGCAGGTGGTGGTGGGGTCTCAGCAGGTCAGCGGGCCCGGGGAGCTGGCCCGGTTCGGCGCCACGGTGTTCGCCCAGATCGCTCCGCTGGTGCTGACCGTCTGCATCTTGTTCTCCGCGCTGCTGACCGCCGCGGCGGTGTCGCAAGAAAAAGACCGGAAAACCCTACTGCTATTGCTGCTCTCGGAGCTCACCAACAGCGAGCTGGTGCTAGGCAAGCTGCTGGCGAGCCTGCTCACGGTGCTGGTGGTGATCGCGTCGACCGCGCCGGTGCTGCTGGCCATCGGCTGGCTCGGGGGGGTCTCGCTAGAGCAGGTGGGCCGCGTGCTGGTGGTGACCGTCTTCAGCGCCCTGGCGGCGGGCAGCCTGGGCTCGGTGCTGGCCCTGTGGCGAGAAAAAACGTTCCAGGCGCTGGCGATGTCCGCCCTGGTGATCGTGCTCTGGTCGGTCGGCTGGGAGATCGTCGGGAGCGGCGCCCTGGGTGAGCGGATCGCCGGCGTGAACGCCGCAGACGCCGCCGCGATGGCCAGCCCCTGGCGGGCGATACGCGTCGCCGTGGCGCCGGGCTTCGGACCCAACCCGCCGATCGCCCGCGGGCCGGGGTCGACCGGCGAGGCGGGTCCCGGCGCGCTGGTGGCCGGGTTTGCGGCCGTGTCCGGGGCGATCGTTTTTCTGCTTAACGCGGTGGCCATCCTGCGGGTGCGTGTCTGGAACCCTTCGCGCGAGGCGCGGCCCCGGCAGGAGTCCGAAGAACATTCCGCGGGCATCTTCACCAGCGACTCATTCGCCAGCGACTCAGTTGAATCCCCCACCCAGCGGGCCAGCGTGCACGCCGCTCCGGGCAAGCTGCGGCCGGTGTGGAACAACCCCATCCTATGGCGTGAGGTGCGCACCTGGGCGTACGGCAAGAAGATTATCGTGGTGCGGCTGGCGTACCTGGCGATCTTTGCCCTGTGCGTCGCGGGGGTGGTCCGCGAGTTGGGCGCCCCGCAGGCCGACGGGCGCACCCTGCCCCCCATCGCGGCCCCGCTGGCCCCGCTGCTGGTGGTGAGCGTGGTGCTGGTCAACGCGTTGGCGGTGACGTCGATCACCGGCGAGCGCGACGCCAAGGCGCTGGACCTCTTGCTGGCCACCGACCTCACGCCGAAGGAGATCATCTTCGGCAAGCTCGCCGGCGCCTTCTACAACGCCAAGGAGATGATCCTGCTGCCGATCGCGCTGTGCTGCTACCTGGGCTGGGTGGGCGCGCTCGGCGGGGAGAACCTGGCGTTCATGATCGTGGGGCTGCTGGCGGTCGACGTGTTCGCCGCTGTGCTGGGGCTGCACGCCGGCATGATCTACCCCAACTCTCAGCACGCCATCGCCACCAGCATCGGGACGCTGCTGTTCTTGTTCCTGGGTGTCAGCTTCTGCATGCGGATGATGGTGGAGTTGAGCGAATCCTTCGACAAGCAACTGGTCCCGTTCCTGGGATTCATGGCCGGCGGCGGGCTGGCGTTGTTCGCGGCGCTCGCTTGGCGGAACCCGTCGCGCGCGATGATGCTGGCCTGCTTCTCGGCGCCGGCCGCCACGTTCTACGCGATCACTAGCTTCCTGCTGATGAACTACAGCGGCGTCTTCCTGGCGTCGATCGCCGCGTGCGGGTTCTTTACCGCGGCGATGCTGGTGCCGGCGCTGGCCGAGTTCGACGTGGCCACCGGCCGCACCGCCGCTAGAGACTAA
- the mutM gene encoding bifunctional DNA-formamidopyrimidine glycosylase/DNA-(apurinic or apyrimidinic site) lyase — protein MPELPEVETMRRGVLGVVGARVERIAQLACPRKPIAFTPEPRQFQDRTAGRNVTGVDRIGKRVLVRLDTGDAIVFEPRMTGLVLVKDSPDPLYLRVHVGLKGGAEPDLWFWDRRGLGNVRLLSEAEQGVAFGPDKLGPDGLVVSSGDLRRRLASSRREVKVALLDQKAVAGIGNIYAAEALHVAGVHPAARCDRLSGRQWEAIVDAIHEVLEEAIRCEGSTLSDGTYRNALNADGGYQNQHRVYDKAGDPCRRCGATILRIVQAQRSTFFCPGCQTRRRK, from the coding sequence ATGCCTGAGCTCCCCGAAGTCGAAACGATGCGTCGCGGCGTCCTCGGGGTGGTGGGCGCCCGCGTGGAGCGTATCGCCCAGCTCGCCTGCCCCCGCAAACCGATCGCCTTCACGCCCGAACCTCGCCAGTTCCAAGACCGCACCGCCGGGCGGAACGTCACGGGGGTTGACCGAATCGGCAAGCGGGTACTGGTGCGGCTCGATACGGGGGACGCCATCGTCTTCGAGCCACGAATGACCGGCCTAGTGCTGGTAAAGGACTCGCCCGACCCGCTCTACCTACGGGTGCACGTCGGTCTGAAGGGGGGCGCCGAGCCCGACCTCTGGTTCTGGGACCGCCGCGGGCTGGGGAATGTTCGCTTGCTGAGTGAAGCAGAGCAGGGGGTCGCGTTTGGGCCTGACAAGCTGGGGCCCGATGGGCTGGTGGTTAGCTCTGGCGACTTACGTCGCCGGCTCGCCAGCAGCCGGCGGGAAGTGAAAGTCGCGCTACTTGATCAAAAGGCAGTTGCGGGGATCGGCAACATCTACGCCGCCGAGGCGCTGCACGTGGCCGGCGTCCACCCGGCCGCACGGTGCGACCGGCTCTCGGGCCGGCAGTGGGAGGCCATCGTCGACGCTATCCACGAGGTGCTCGAAGAAGCCATCCGCTGCGAAGGCTCAACCCTCAGCGACGGCACCTACCGGAACGCGCTGAACGCAGACGGCGGCTACCAGAACCAGCACCGCGTGTACGACAAAGCAGGCGACCCGTGCCGTCGCTGCGGCGCGACCATCCTCCGCATCGTGCAGGCGCAGCGGTCCACGTTCTTTTGCCCAGGTTGCCAAACCCGCAGACGAAAATGA
- the ilvD gene encoding dihydroxy-acid dehydratase yields MPAAAPPAPAKESSTTGVLNKYSRVITQKKSQGASQAMLYATGLTEEDMQRPQVGIASMWFEGNPCNMHLLDLAAKVREGVVAAGMAGMRFNTIGVSDGISMGTSGMSYSLQSRDLIADSIETVCEAQWYDALVTIPGCDKNMPGSLMAMARLNRPSLMVYGGTIKPGITRFGGQKQVRDIVSAFQCFGEALAGKITEEERAEIVRKSCPGAGACGGMYTANTMAGAIEAMGMALPHSSSTPAVDPKKQQECLDAGKAILNLLELDLKPSDIMTRAAFDNAITYVIAVGGSTNAVLHLLAMARAVNVPLTIDDFQTISDRTPYLADLKPSGKYVQEDLHNVGGTPAVLRLLLDHGMIDGSCMTVTGKTLAESLGAQASLTDGQEVVMPLDKPLKATGHIRILRGNFCPDGAVAKITGKEGLRFEGTANCFDSEEDMLQALEDGKINKGDVVIIRYEGPKGGPGMPEMLTPTSAIIGAGLGSDVAMITDGRFSGGSHGFIVGHVTPEAQEGGPIALVQNGDPIIIDAEQNAVTWGVDDAEIAKRRKAWQAPALKATRGTLGKYIRCVKSASEGCVTDEA; encoded by the coding sequence ATGCCCGCTGCTGCCCCCCCTGCTCCCGCGAAAGAATCCTCCACGACAGGCGTGCTGAACAAGTACAGCCGCGTGATCACGCAAAAAAAGAGCCAGGGCGCCAGCCAGGCGATGCTGTATGCCACGGGGCTGACCGAGGAAGACATGCAGCGGCCCCAGGTGGGGATCGCCAGCATGTGGTTTGAGGGGAACCCCTGCAACATGCACCTGCTGGACCTGGCCGCGAAGGTGCGTGAGGGGGTCGTGGCGGCCGGCATGGCGGGGATGCGGTTCAACACCATCGGCGTGTCGGACGGCATCTCGATGGGCACCAGCGGGATGAGCTACAGCCTGCAGTCGCGCGACCTGATCGCCGACTCCATCGAGACGGTCTGCGAGGCGCAGTGGTACGACGCGCTGGTGACGATCCCCGGCTGCGACAAGAACATGCCCGGCAGCCTGATGGCGATGGCCCGGCTCAACCGGCCGAGCCTGATGGTGTACGGCGGCACGATCAAGCCGGGCATCACGCGGTTTGGGGGCCAGAAGCAGGTGCGCGACATCGTTAGCGCGTTCCAGTGCTTCGGCGAGGCGCTGGCCGGCAAGATCACCGAAGAAGAACGGGCCGAGATCGTCCGCAAGAGTTGCCCCGGCGCGGGCGCCTGCGGCGGCATGTACACCGCCAACACCATGGCGGGCGCCATCGAGGCGATGGGGATGGCGCTGCCGCACAGCAGCAGCACGCCCGCGGTCGACCCCAAGAAGCAGCAGGAGTGCCTCGACGCCGGTAAGGCGATCTTGAACCTGCTGGAGCTGGACCTCAAGCCGAGCGACATCATGACCCGCGCGGCGTTCGACAACGCCATCACCTACGTGATCGCGGTCGGGGGCAGCACCAACGCGGTGCTCCACCTGCTGGCGATGGCCCGGGCCGTGAACGTGCCGCTCACCATCGACGACTTCCAAACCATCTCCGACCGCACCCCCTACCTGGCCGACCTGAAGCCGAGCGGCAAGTACGTGCAAGAAGACCTGCACAACGTCGGGGGCACGCCCGCCGTGCTGCGGCTGCTGCTGGACCACGGCATGATCGACGGCAGTTGCATGACCGTCACCGGCAAGACGCTGGCCGAGTCGCTGGGCGCCCAAGCGTCGCTGACCGATGGGCAAGAGGTGGTGATGCCGCTGGACAAGCCGCTCAAAGCGACCGGGCATATTAGGATCCTGCGCGGCAATTTCTGTCCCGATGGCGCAGTGGCCAAGATCACCGGCAAGGAGGGGCTGCGGTTCGAGGGCACGGCCAACTGCTTCGACAGCGAGGAAGACATGCTCCAAGCGCTGGAGGATGGCAAGATCAACAAGGGAGACGTGGTGATCATCCGCTACGAGGGCCCCAAGGGGGGCCCCGGCATGCCGGAGATGCTCACCCCCACCAGCGCCATCATAGGCGCGGGGCTGGGGAGCGACGTCGCGATGATAACCGATGGCCGGTTCAGCGGCGGCTCGCACGGGTTTATCGTGGGGCACGTGACGCCTGAGGCGCAGGAGGGGGGGCCCATCGCGCTCGTGCAAAACGGCGACCCCATCATTATCGACGCGGAGCAGAACGCGGTGACCTGGGGCGTGGACGACGCCGAAATCGCCAAGCGGCGCAAGGCCTGGCAGGCGCCAGCACTCAAAGCGACCCGCGGCACGCTGGGCAAGTACATCCGCTGCGTGAAGAGCGCCAGCGAAGGCTGCGTGACGGACGAAGCCTAA
- a CDS encoding DUF3500 domain-containing protein, with translation MAQQQPLGFDRRDFLRTAGGAALGAGMGAGFGVLPAGRVWAAPKQAATVAAPETLVKTLFQSLSPEQAAKVCFPWGHVAKGRGLLRTRVSANWQITEPSLFEDFYTDDQRHTVRKIMEGIYSPEWIERIDKQFDEDSGGWEQNSIAIFGDPKSDQFEFVMTGRHLTVRCDGNTTEHVAFGGPIFYGHAADTDTEGPDHPGNVYWSQGVAANALYQMLDGKQRDMALVHTGLPAEQKIAFRGERGGFQGMPVAECSADQKAALQGVLKKLVEPYREVDRQEVTACLEAQGGLDRCHLAFYQEGDIGADKVWDNWRLEGPAFVWHYRGAPHVHVWVNVADSPGVELNA, from the coding sequence ATGGCGCAGCAGCAACCCCTTGGTTTCGACCGACGCGACTTCCTCCGCACCGCCGGCGGCGCCGCCCTTGGCGCCGGAATGGGCGCCGGGTTTGGCGTCCTCCCCGCCGGCCGCGTGTGGGCCGCGCCCAAGCAGGCCGCAACGGTTGCGGCGCCCGAGACGCTGGTCAAGACGCTGTTCCAGTCGCTCAGCCCCGAGCAGGCGGCGAAGGTCTGCTTCCCGTGGGGCCACGTAGCCAAGGGCAGGGGGCTGCTGCGGACGCGGGTGTCTGCGAACTGGCAGATCACCGAGCCGTCGTTGTTCGAGGACTTCTACACAGACGACCAACGCCACACCGTCCGCAAGATCATGGAGGGCATCTACAGCCCCGAATGGATCGAACGCATCGACAAGCAGTTCGACGAAGACTCCGGCGGCTGGGAGCAGAACAGCATCGCCATCTTCGGCGACCCCAAGAGCGACCAGTTCGAGTTCGTCATGACCGGCCGCCACCTGACCGTCCGCTGCGACGGCAACACCACCGAGCACGTCGCGTTCGGCGGACCCATCTTCTACGGCCACGCCGCCGACACCGACACCGAGGGCCCCGACCACCCGGGCAACGTCTACTGGTCGCAGGGGGTCGCGGCCAACGCGCTGTATCAGATGCTTGACGGCAAGCAGCGCGACATGGCGCTGGTGCACACCGGCCTCCCCGCGGAACAAAAGATCGCGTTCCGCGGCGAGCGCGGCGGCTTCCAGGGGATGCCGGTCGCGGAGTGCTCCGCGGACCAGAAAGCGGCGCTCCAAGGGGTGCTCAAGAAGCTGGTCGAGCCCTACCGCGAGGTGGACCGCCAAGAAGTAACCGCGTGCCTCGAAGCCCAGGGTGGCCTCGACCGCTGCCACCTGGCGTTCTACCAGGAGGGAGACATCGGCGCGGACAAGGTGTGGGACAACTGGCGGCTGGAAGGCCCCGCGTTCGTCTGGCACTACCGCGGCGCGCCGCACGTGCATGTGTGGGTGAACGTGGCGGATTCGCCGGGGGTGGAGCTGAACGCGTAG
- a CDS encoding DUF433 domain-containing protein — MNYLDRITIDPRIRSGKPCIRGTRIAVADVFDYLGGGMSVAEVLDDFPDLTADDIQACFAFAADRDSPKTPGSNGAPISTT; from the coding sequence ATGAACTACCTCGACCGCATCACCATCGACCCCCGCATCCGCAGCGGAAAGCCCTGCATCCGCGGCACGCGCATCGCCGTGGCCGATGTCTTCGACTACCTGGGCGGCGGCATGAGCGTCGCCGAGGTCCTGGACGACTTCCCGGACCTTACCGCGGATGACATTCAGGCGTGCTTCGCGTTTGCCGCCGACCGTGACTCACCCAAAACCCCCGGCTCAAACGGCGCCCCAATATCCACCACATAG
- the trpB gene encoding tryptophan synthase subunit beta: MNISDKPATAGAAVPDAAGRFGAFGGRYVPETLVYALDELTREYEKSRADAGFQAELSELLRDFVGRPSALYHAKRLSERVGGAQIWFKREDLNHTGAHKINNTLGQALLTLRMGKKRVIAETGAGQHGVATATACAHFGLPCVVYMGEEDIRRQKPNVFAMKLLGAEVRPVTSGSRTLRDAINEAMRDWMSSVGDTHYILGSVVGPHPFPRIVRDYQSVIGRETIDQCQQRMGRLPNAAVACVGGGSNAAGMFYPFVEHPEVELVGVEAGGRSDQPGDHASPLTYGQPGVLHGSFSYVMQDDDGQTCDVHSMSAGLDYPGVGPEHSYWKDSGRVRYTSCRDGEAMAAFDACASNEGIMPALETAHAVAKAMEIAKGRPKDQVIVVCLSGRGDKDAMEIARLKGVDFG; the protein is encoded by the coding sequence ATCAATATTTCAGACAAACCGGCTACGGCGGGCGCTGCGGTCCCAGACGCCGCGGGGCGGTTCGGCGCCTTCGGCGGCCGCTACGTGCCCGAAACGCTGGTGTACGCGCTCGACGAGCTGACCCGCGAGTACGAAAAGTCGCGCGCCGACGCGGGCTTCCAGGCAGAGCTGAGCGAGCTGCTGCGCGACTTCGTCGGTCGGCCCTCGGCGCTGTACCACGCCAAGCGGCTGAGCGAGCGGGTCGGGGGCGCCCAGATCTGGTTCAAGCGGGAAGACCTGAACCACACCGGCGCCCACAAGATCAACAACACGCTCGGCCAAGCGCTGCTGACCCTGCGGATGGGGAAAAAGCGGGTCATCGCGGAGACCGGCGCCGGCCAGCACGGCGTGGCGACCGCCACGGCCTGCGCCCACTTCGGCCTCCCCTGCGTGGTGTACATGGGCGAGGAAGACATCCGCCGGCAGAAGCCCAACGTGTTTGCGATGAAGCTGCTGGGCGCCGAGGTGCGTCCCGTGACCAGCGGCAGCCGCACGCTGCGCGACGCCATCAACGAGGCGATGCGCGACTGGATGTCGAGCGTGGGGGACACGCACTACATCCTTGGATCGGTCGTGGGGCCCCACCCCTTCCCGCGGATCGTACGCGACTACCAGAGCGTGATCGGCCGCGAGACCATCGACCAGTGCCAGCAGCGGATGGGCCGGCTGCCCAACGCAGCGGTCGCCTGCGTCGGCGGCGGCAGCAACGCAGCGGGGATGTTCTACCCGTTCGTCGAGCACCCAGAGGTGGAGCTGGTCGGCGTCGAAGCCGGGGGCCGCAGCGACCAGCCGGGCGACCACGCCAGCCCGCTCACCTACGGCCAGCCGGGCGTGCTGCACGGTTCTTTTAGTTACGTGATGCAGGACGACGACGGCCAGACGTGCGACGTGCACAGCATGTCCGCGGGCCTCGACTACCCCGGCGTCGGCCCCGAGCACAGCTACTGGAAAGACTCGGGCCGGGTGCGCTACACGAGCTGCCGCGACGGCGAGGCGATGGCGGCCTTCGACGCGTGCGCGTCAAACGAGGGCATCATGCCGGCCCTAGAAACCGCCCACGCGGTGGCTAAGGCGATGGAGATCGCCAAGGGTCGCCCGAAAGATCAGGTGATCGTCGTCTGCCTGAGCGGGCGGGGAGATAAAGACGCGATGGAGATCGCACGCCTCAAAGGGGTGGATTTTGGATAG
- a CDS encoding tetratricopeptide repeat protein: MQTKPRRLVSHPIYAACLAALTLAGATVASAQVTPTSVIGDSVSDPDSSRYSDISEAIKRYTNRDVPGAEVFLETARRKDPRLPPVGVMLAKLHLLTNNQAMVRPALEQAANAEPGDPEPYLLSAEAALSDNRTIDAEALFDKAISQIDAYDANAKRKRQLQIRGYRGRALMAQRRRNWEKSLEDINAWIKIDPENAAAYNELGQTLFMLKNPREGYEAFVKAKGLDEKLPNPYVSAAVMYERTEQRAEAMQAFERAYADDKANETTLAAYSQALLRAGDLQKATTILKGARETNPDSFNIWLLSGVAARMSGEPAQAEQYFTRALSIQPANRDVYNQLALLLVEQEDPKQKQRAAQFAQVNAQLNSKSGETMITLAWVLYQLGQPAQAQQALQQGVQLGGLSGDASYLVAKMVLAGGNKDAAKRLLTMAFENEQGIFVEKDEAKALLESIK, from the coding sequence ATGCAGACCAAACCGCGTCGTCTCGTGTCTCACCCGATCTACGCCGCCTGCCTGGCGGCCCTGACGCTGGCGGGCGCAACCGTGGCCAGCGCCCAGGTGACGCCGACCTCGGTCATCGGCGATAGCGTCAGCGACCCCGACTCGTCCCGCTACTCGGACATCAGCGAGGCGATCAAGCGCTACACCAACCGCGACGTCCCGGGCGCCGAGGTCTTTCTTGAGACCGCCCGCCGCAAGGACCCGCGGCTGCCGCCGGTAGGGGTCATGCTGGCCAAGCTGCACCTGCTGACCAACAATCAAGCGATGGTCCGCCCCGCGCTCGAGCAGGCCGCCAACGCCGAGCCGGGCGACCCGGAGCCCTACCTCCTGTCTGCCGAGGCGGCCCTCTCCGACAACCGCACCATCGACGCCGAGGCGTTGTTCGACAAGGCGATCTCGCAGATCGACGCGTACGACGCCAACGCCAAGCGTAAGCGGCAGTTGCAGATCCGCGGCTACCGCGGCCGGGCCCTGATGGCCCAGCGGCGCCGCAACTGGGAGAAGTCGCTGGAGGACATCAACGCCTGGATCAAGATCGACCCCGAGAACGCGGCCGCCTACAACGAGTTGGGGCAGACCCTGTTCATGCTGAAGAATCCGCGTGAAGGGTACGAGGCGTTCGTGAAGGCCAAGGGGCTCGACGAGAAGCTGCCCAACCCCTACGTGTCGGCCGCGGTGATGTACGAGCGCACCGAGCAGCGGGCCGAAGCCATGCAGGCCTTCGAGCGCGCCTACGCCGACGACAAGGCGAACGAAACCACCCTGGCCGCCTACAGCCAGGCGCTGCTGCGTGCCGGCGATCTGCAGAAGGCGACCACGATCCTCAAGGGGGCGCGTGAGACCAACCCCGATTCGTTCAACATCTGGTTGCTGAGCGGCGTCGCCGCCAGGATGAGCGGCGAGCCCGCCCAGGCGGAGCAGTATTTCACCCGCGCATTATCGATCCAACCCGCCAACCGCGACGTCTACAACCAACTGGCGCTGCTGCTGGTTGAACAGGAAGACCCCAAGCAGAAGCAACGCGCCGCTCAGTTCGCCCAAGTGAACGCCCAGCTCAACAGCAAGAGCGGCGAGACCATGATCACGCTGGCCTGGGTGTTGTATCAGCTAGGCCAGCCGGCCCAGGCCCAGCAGGCGCTTCAACAAGGGGTCCAGCTCGGCGGGCTCAGCGGAGACGCCAGCTACCTGGTCGCCAAGATGGTGCTCGCCGGGGGCAACAAAGACGCCGCCAAGCGGCTGCTGACCATGGCCTTCGAGAACGAGCAGGGGATCTTCGTCGAGAAGGACGAAGCCAAGGCGCTGCTCGAGTCGATCAAGTAG
- the trpA gene encoding tryptophan synthase subunit alpha, whose amino-acid sequence MPAIPDLFARLRAEKRKALMPFVTAGDPDLEFTSAVLREVVGRGASLCELGVPYSDPIADGPVIQESYTRALKNKIKLAGILEMLGKTTPQLAAPVVTMVSYAIIFRHGVERYCDDAAGAGVAGLIVPDLPVEESPALAKIAAARGLSLIQLVTPLTPRERALRICETSTGFVYYVSVAGITGERTELPPDLLESVGWLREQTPLPICIGFGISKPEHVRLLAPVADGLIVGSAIVRRVAQAADRPRAEVLKDVGDYVQTLLAALAE is encoded by the coding sequence ATGCCCGCGATCCCCGACCTCTTCGCCCGCCTCCGCGCCGAGAAGCGCAAGGCGCTGATGCCCTTCGTCACCGCCGGCGACCCCGACCTGGAGTTCACCTCTGCGGTGCTGCGGGAAGTGGTCGGCCGCGGCGCCAGCCTGTGTGAGCTGGGGGTGCCCTACAGCGACCCGATCGCTGATGGGCCGGTGATCCAGGAGTCGTACACCCGGGCGTTGAAGAATAAGATCAAGCTGGCCGGCATCCTCGAGATGCTGGGCAAAACCACGCCCCAGCTCGCCGCGCCGGTGGTGACGATGGTCAGCTACGCGATCATCTTCCGCCACGGCGTCGAGCGCTACTGCGACGACGCCGCGGGGGCCGGCGTGGCGGGGCTGATCGTGCCCGACCTGCCCGTGGAGGAGTCCCCTGCCCTGGCCAAGATCGCCGCCGCGCGCGGGCTCAGCCTGATCCAGTTGGTGACGCCGCTGACGCCGCGGGAGCGGGCGTTGCGGATATGTGAGACCTCTACCGGCTTCGTGTACTACGTGTCGGTAGCAGGCATCACCGGCGAGCGTACGGAGCTTCCCCCCGACCTGCTGGAGAGCGTCGGCTGGCTGCGGGAGCAGACGCCGCTGCCTATTTGTATCGGCTTCGGCATCAGCAAGCCGGAGCACGTGCGGCTGTTGGCGCCGGTGGCGGACGGGCTGATTGTCGGCTCCGCGATCGTCCGCCGGGTGGCGCAGGCCGCCGACCGGCCCCGGGCCGAGGTGCTCAAGGATGTGGGCGATTACGTGCAGACGCTGCTGGCCGCCCTGGCGGAATAG
- a CDS encoding DUF7738 domain-containing protein yields MYDLLGPPDRVDSGTLPAPVGHRNGLRHIYDALGITMNEHHYTYRITCVDCWFSSSDPEYDFTPKCDFAGHIVVDGKELSLRGDVRGLLADAPVEFEGGFGGRWHYAFDGFCIFVSSRGRLLPSGRRSKVRNVTSVSISWPHDPWQKPEISVTPSSG; encoded by the coding sequence ATGTACGACCTGCTTGGACCGCCAGACCGAGTCGACTCTGGGACGTTGCCGGCACCCGTGGGACATCGCAACGGGCTGCGACATATCTACGATGCTCTTGGTATCACTATGAACGAGCATCACTACACGTACCGTATCACGTGCGTCGATTGCTGGTTTAGCAGCTCAGACCCGGAGTACGATTTTACGCCCAAGTGCGATTTCGCAGGGCATATCGTCGTCGATGGCAAAGAACTGTCGCTGCGCGGCGATGTACGCGGTTTGCTGGCCGATGCCCCAGTGGAGTTTGAAGGAGGATTTGGTGGCAGATGGCATTATGCTTTCGATGGATTCTGCATCTTTGTGTCGTCAAGAGGTCGTCTGCTGCCATCAGGTCGCCGCAGCAAAGTTCGGAACGTCACGAGTGTGTCCATATCCTGGCCACACGACCCCTGGCAGAAACCCGAAATATCAGTTACTCCGAGCTCCGGATAA